One Tachyglossus aculeatus isolate mTacAcu1 chromosome 18, mTacAcu1.pri, whole genome shotgun sequence DNA segment encodes these proteins:
- the SLA gene encoding src-like-adapter: protein MGNTVKTEVAPPARPPPCLSGVDNDFLAVLCDYPSPDISPPIFQRGEKLRVISDEGGWWRAVSLGSGRESYIPGVCVAKIYHGWLFEGLGRDKAEELLQLPETKTGSFMIRESETKKGSYSLSVRHRQVKHYRIFRLPNNWYYISPRLTFQCLEDLVNHYSEVADGLCCVLTTPCLTQCTNPNGVKSHSSPVVMRQKHFNWRSVQSKRQPSEMEALSSLEMDDSLLSFGLRESIASYLSVAGEDSSPFGSERKKKSRSLVYMGSKRKSAIFTPPSWED, encoded by the exons GAGTGGACAATGATTTTCTCGCTGTCCTCTGTGACTATCCCTCCCCTGACATCAGTCCCCCGATATTCCAGCGAGGGGAGAAACTGCGTGTCATATCAGA CGAAGGGGGCTGGTGGAGAGCGGTTTCTCTCGGGTCGGGGCGAGAGAGTTACATCCCTGGGGTGTGCGTAGCCAAGATTTATCATGG TTGGCTGTTTGAAGGTCTGGGCCGGGACAAAGCGGAGGAACTGCTCCAGCTGCCGGAGACCAAGACGGGCTCTTTCATGATCAGAGAAAGTGAAACCAAGAAAG GTTCCTACTCACTGTcagtgagacacagacaagtgaaacaTTACCGCATCTTCCGCTTGCCGAACAACTGGTACTACATCTCTCCGCGGCTCACCTTCCAGTGCCTCGAGGACCTCGTGAATCACTATTCCG AGGTGGCCGACGGCCTCTGCTGTGTCCTGACCACTCCCTGCCTGACTCAATGCACCAATCCCAatggagtcaaaagtcatagCTCACCGGTCGTGATGCGCCAGAAACATTTCAACTGGAGAAGTGTGCAGAG caagcGGCAGCCCAGTGAGATGGAAGCCCTGAGTTCCCTGGAGATGGACGACTCCCTGCTGAGCTTCGGACTCCGGGAGAGCATCGCCTCTTATCTGTCCGTGGCCGGGGAAGACAGTTCTCCCTTTGGCAGCGAGCGAAAGAAGAAGAGCCGCTCGCTGGTGTATATGGGCAGCAAGCGCAAGAGTGCCATCTTCACCCCGCCGTCCTGGGAGGACTGA